In Candidatus Nomurabacteria bacterium, a genomic segment contains:
- the rpsC gene encoding 30S ribosomal protein S3, whose amino-acid sequence MGQKVHPIGFRLGINRNWNSRWFSARAYREYLKQDVNIRKHITNKLKNSGISRIDIERSSGSMTVTIHTSKPGLVIGRGGAASEELRVEIRRKFIRDPKLQLKLSIQEITRPEVDANIVVQNVIEQLEKRMPFRRVLKTTIESVKRAGAEGVKVMVAGRLNGAEIARTEYLTWGKLPLQTIRANIDYSRGVARTIYGAIGVKVWIYKGEVFAKEQGNTEEEPLGTVL is encoded by the coding sequence ATGGGACAAAAAGTTCATCCAATTGGTTTTCGACTGGGTATTAATCGGAATTGGAATTCCCGATGGTTCTCAGCTCGTGCATATCGCGAATATCTGAAGCAGGATGTAAACATTCGTAAGCACATTACGAATAAGCTGAAAAATTCAGGTATTTCTCGCATCGACATCGAGCGTTCATCCGGCAGTATGACTGTCACCATTCATACCTCTAAGCCTGGCTTAGTGATCGGTCGTGGTGGCGCTGCTAGCGAAGAGTTGCGCGTTGAGATCCGCCGAAAATTCATCCGAGACCCAAAGCTCCAACTGAAGTTGAGCATTCAAGAAATTACCCGCCCGGAAGTTGATGCAAATATCGTTGTCCAAAACGTTATTGAGCAATTAGAAAAGCGTATGCCTTTCCGCCGCGTATTAAAGACCACGATTGAGTCAGTCAAGCGCGCAGGTGCTGAAGGTGTTAAAGTCATGGTAGCAGGTCGCCTCAACGGCGCAGAAATTGCTCGAACAGAATACTTAACCTGGGGCAAACTTCCTCTGCAAACCATTCGCGCGAACATTGATTACAGTCGCGGTGTGGCTCGAACTATTTACGGCGCAATTGGCGTAAAGGTCTGGATTTATAAGGGTGAAGTCTTTGCTAAAGAGCAGGGCAATACTGAAGAAGAGCCTCTTGGAACGGTTCTCTAA
- the rplV gene encoding 50S ribosomal protein L22, with the protein MEFRAHISYLRIAPRKVRLVAGLLRGKRVDQALHQLQILRKGSTSPLRKLLLSAVANAAKQDKKAEDLYVATLVVNEGPRLKRYRPRAFGRAAVILKRSSHITLTLTDQQKGGKKSKLSAKEEAKSAEATEVKKEEKKAETSKAAAPKKTATKKATTSTVKKPRAKK; encoded by the coding sequence ATGGAATTTCGAGCTCACATTTCTTATTTGCGCATTGCCCCTCGTAAGGTTCGCTTAGTAGCCGGACTCTTGCGTGGTAAGCGTGTCGATCAAGCGCTGCACCAGCTGCAGATTCTTCGTAAGGGTTCTACTAGCCCCTTACGCAAACTCTTGCTCTCGGCAGTAGCAAATGCAGCAAAGCAAGATAAAAAGGCTGAAGATTTGTATGTTGCCACATTAGTGGTAAACGAAGGACCTCGCTTAAAGCGTTACCGCCCACGAGCCTTTGGTCGAGCTGCAGTTATTCTGAAACGATCTTCTCACATCACCCTTACCTTGACAGATCAGCAAAAGGGTGGCAAAAAGAGCAAGTTATCTGCAAAAGAAGAAGCAAAGTCTGCTGAAGCGACTGAAGTGAAGAAAGAAGAGAAAAAGGCAGAGACAAGTAAAGCTGCGGCCCCTAAAAAGACTGCAACAAAGAAAGCTACTACTTCAACGGTAAAAAAGCCTCGCGCTAAGAAATAG
- the rplB gene encoding 50S ribosomal protein L2, with protein MALKKYKPTTPGRRASSVVDTSYLTKKRPEKKLIFRVKKTGGRNSQGKITVRHRGGGEKRFYRMVDFLQNRYDDAASVIALEYDPNRSAHIALIEFPDKERRYILAPQGLQVGDTVTSAKEKTAIQTGNRMPIEFIPTGLFLHNIELKPGAGGKLVRSAGMQASLMAIDGDYAQIKMPSGEVRKFSKKVHASIGQIGNVDHGNVRIGKAGRVRRMGFRPSVRGKAMNPVDHPHGGGEGNQPIGLKHPKTPWGKPALGVRTRRRKASDALILQRRKTKKR; from the coding sequence ATGGCATTGAAGAAATACAAGCCAACCACACCTGGACGACGAGCCTCCTCAGTCGTCGATACCTCGTATCTGACAAAGAAGCGTCCAGAGAAAAAGTTAATCTTCCGAGTGAAGAAGACGGGCGGACGTAACAGTCAGGGTAAAATTACTGTGCGTCACCGCGGCGGTGGCGAAAAGCGATTTTATCGCATGGTAGATTTTTTGCAGAATCGCTATGACGATGCAGCAAGCGTCATCGCGCTTGAGTATGATCCAAACCGCAGCGCTCACATTGCATTGATCGAATTCCCTGATAAAGAGCGACGTTATATTCTCGCTCCACAAGGTTTGCAAGTTGGCGATACAGTTACTTCAGCTAAAGAGAAGACTGCCATCCAAACCGGTAATCGCATGCCGATCGAGTTTATTCCAACTGGACTTTTCCTTCACAATATTGAATTGAAGCCGGGTGCAGGTGGGAAGCTTGTTCGTTCAGCTGGTATGCAGGCGAGCCTCATGGCCATCGATGGTGACTATGCGCAGATTAAGATGCCATCAGGTGAAGTACGAAAGTTTTCTAAAAAAGTGCACGCGTCCATCGGTCAAATTGGAAATGTTGATCACGGTAATGTCCGCATTGGTAAGGCCGGTCGCGTACGCCGCATGGGTTTCCGTCCATCAGTTCGTGGTAAGGCCATGAACCCAGTTGATCACCCACACGGTGGTGGAGAAGGAAATCAGCCAATTGGTTTGAAGCATCCGAAGACCCCATGGGGCAAACCAGCCCTTGGCGTCCGTACTCGACGTCGTAAAGCGAGTGATGCATTGATTCTTCAACGTCGTAAAACTAAGAAGAGGTAA
- the rpsJ gene encoding 30S ribosomal protein S10 yields the protein MADKEHKEAPNNESEAPSQRIRIKIRAYDHKIVDQSTRTIIETAQKSGAAVKGPVPLPTEKTKYTVLKSSFVHKNARDQYEMRVHKRLLDIVDPTPKTVDALMSLSLPAGVDIEIKM from the coding sequence ATGGCTGACAAGGAACACAAGGAAGCACCGAACAACGAAAGCGAAGCGCCATCGCAGCGTATTCGCATCAAGATTCGTGCATACGATCACAAGATTGTAGACCAGTCGACTCGGACGATTATTGAAACTGCGCAGAAGTCTGGTGCAGCGGTAAAAGGACCAGTTCCTTTACCAACTGAGAAGACAAAGTACACCGTACTGAAATCTTCCTTTGTGCATAAGAATGCTCGAGATCAATATGAAATGCGAGTGCACAAGCGCTTGCTGGACATTGTTGATCCGACACCAAAGACTGTTGATGCATTGATGAGTTTGAGTCTACCAGCCGGTGTCGATATCGAAATTAAGATGTAA
- the rplW gene encoding 50S ribosomal protein L23, whose protein sequence is MGIFDRFTQKQDKKTLQEKASRSERQKETVKAAAKRAEEEKKKSFQSVPAAGKKSEVKEEKKEVEKTSAAAPVKAKKTDTAAADTVLVRPIITEKAGYLSAKHQYIFEVHPQANKIMIQKAIEANYGVRPIRVNIITVAGREVRYGRTTGRTNFWKKAIVTLPKDKTIDVYEV, encoded by the coding sequence ATGGGAATTTTTGACCGCTTCACTCAGAAGCAAGACAAGAAAACACTGCAGGAAAAAGCCTCTCGTTCTGAGCGTCAGAAGGAGACAGTGAAGGCTGCAGCCAAGCGAGCTGAGGAAGAAAAGAAAAAGTCTTTTCAGTCAGTCCCGGCAGCTGGTAAAAAATCTGAAGTAAAGGAAGAGAAGAAGGAAGTGGAAAAGACAAGTGCAGCTGCACCGGTCAAAGCTAAGAAGACTGACACTGCGGCAGCTGATACTGTGCTGGTAAGGCCGATTATTACTGAAAAAGCCGGATATCTCAGCGCTAAGCATCAATACATTTTCGAGGTGCATCCTCAAGCAAATAAGATCATGATTCAGAAGGCGATTGAAGCAAATTATGGCGTACGGCCAATCCGGGTAAATATTATCACGGTAGCTGGTCGAGAAGTTCGTTACGGACGCACCACTGGCCGCACAAATTTCTGGAAAAAAGCAATTGTGACATTACCAAAAGATAAGACTATTGACGTGTACGAGGTCTAA
- the rpsQ gene encoding 30S ribosomal protein S17, protein MQQRTLEGTVVSTSMDKTLVVRVERTKLHPKYDKRYITTKKFLVHDPKNSHKVGDKVRFVASRPISKRKRWLVVEEKSS, encoded by the coding sequence GTGCAGCAACGAACCCTGGAAGGTACTGTCGTATCAACCAGCATGGATAAAACGCTTGTGGTTCGAGTAGAGCGCACAAAGCTCCATCCTAAATACGACAAGCGCTATATCACCACAAAGAAATTCTTGGTGCATGATCCAAAAAATAGCCATAAAGTCGGTGATAAAGTGCGCTTTGTTGCTTCACGTCCGATTTCCAAGCGGAAGCGATGGCTGGTTGTTGAGGAGAAAAGCTCATGA
- the rpsS gene encoding 30S ribosomal protein S19, which translates to MSRSLKKGPWTDPKLLKKLEKFKKGDRTVIKTWSRDSVITPEMVGFTFGVHNGKDHISVFVVENMVGHRLGEFSPSRKFVRHGGRMQKEAEQAAAAAQKKQTEAAQTPAKK; encoded by the coding sequence ATGTCACGAAGTCTAAAAAAAGGACCATGGACTGACCCAAAGCTTCTCAAAAAGCTGGAGAAGTTTAAGAAGGGCGATCGCACGGTTATCAAAACTTGGTCACGCGATTCAGTTATTACGCCTGAAATGGTTGGATTCACCTTCGGTGTGCACAATGGCAAAGATCATATTTCAGTATTCGTGGTAGAAAATATGGTAGGACATCGCTTAGGTGAATTCTCCCCATCACGTAAATTTGTTCGACACGGTGGACGTATGCAAAAAGAGGCTGAGCAAGCCGCTGCTGCAGCTCAGAAAAAGCAGACTGAGGCAGCTCAAACACCCGCCAAAAAATAA
- the tuf gene encoding elongation factor Tu: MAENFERSKPHKNVGTIGHVDHGKTTLTAAILKTLTDAGMKASNRSVDEIDSAPEEKARGITIATAHVEYETEKYHYAHVDCPGHADYVKNMITGAAQMDGAILVVSATDGPMPQTREHILLAYQVGVPKIVVFLNKIDQVQDQELIELVEVEIRDLLKKYEYPGDEVPIIRGSALKALEGDEEAKKSIMELMKAVDEYIPEPVRETEKSFLMPVEDIFSIEGRGTVVTGRIESGIIKVNEEVEIVGIRDTQKTVVTGVEMFNKTLDEGRAGDNAGLLIRGLKKEDVERGQVLAKPGTITPHTEFECEVYILTKDEGGRHTPFFKGYKPQFYIRTTDVTGEVILPENTEMVMPGDTVNIKVTLQSPIALTEQQRFAIREGGHTVGAGVVTKILK, encoded by the coding sequence ATGGCAGAAAATTTTGAACGCTCGAAACCTCACAAGAACGTCGGTACTATTGGTCACGTAGACCATGGTAAGACGACTTTAACTGCAGCAATCCTGAAGACATTGACTGACGCTGGTATGAAAGCGTCCAATCGTTCTGTCGATGAGATTGATAGCGCGCCTGAAGAAAAGGCACGCGGTATTACTATTGCTACTGCGCACGTTGAGTATGAGACTGAAAAGTATCACTATGCGCACGTTGACTGTCCTGGTCACGCTGACTATGTGAAAAACATGATCACCGGTGCCGCACAGATGGACGGTGCTATCTTGGTGGTGTCAGCAACTGACGGTCCTATGCCTCAGACTCGCGAACACATTCTCTTGGCCTACCAGGTTGGTGTGCCAAAGATTGTCGTTTTCTTGAACAAAATTGACCAAGTCCAAGACCAAGAGCTTATTGAATTGGTTGAAGTTGAAATTCGCGATCTCTTGAAGAAGTACGAATATCCTGGCGATGAAGTGCCGATTATTCGCGGTTCAGCTTTGAAGGCCTTAGAAGGCGACGAAGAAGCTAAGAAATCCATCATGGAGCTTATGAAGGCTGTTGATGAGTATATTCCTGAGCCTGTTCGTGAAACAGAAAAGTCCTTCCTCATGCCTGTAGAAGATATCTTCTCCATTGAAGGTCGTGGTACCGTGGTTACCGGTCGTATTGAGAGCGGTATCATCAAGGTAAACGAAGAAGTTGAAATCGTCGGTATCCGAGACACCCAGAAGACTGTGGTGACCGGAGTAGAAATGTTCAACAAGACTTTGGACGAAGGTCGCGCTGGCGATAACGCCGGTCTCTTGATCCGCGGTTTGAAAAAGGAAGATGTGGAGCGCGGACAAGTCTTGGCCAAGCCGGGTACTATCACCCCGCACACTGAATTTGAATGTGAAGTCTATATCTTAACCAAGGATGAAGGTGGTCGACACACTCCATTCTTCAAGGGATATAAACCACAGTTCTACATTCGTACGACTGATGTGACCGGTGAAGTGATTCTTCCAGAAAACACTGAAATGGTTATGCCTGGCGACACCGTCAACATCAAGGTTACTCTCCAGAGTCCGATTGCCTTAACCGAGCAGCAGCGCTTCGCCATCCGCGAAGGCGGCCACACGGTCGGCGCCGGAGTCGTCACTAAGATTCTTAAGTAA
- the rpmC gene encoding 50S ribosomal protein L29, whose translation MKQQELQNKTAAELQKILAEKRAELRELRFKVANGQLKDVRDVRTVRKTIARVLTMLHTMKSKATSNS comes from the coding sequence ATGAAACAGCAGGAATTACAAAATAAGACTGCGGCTGAGCTACAAAAAATTCTGGCTGAGAAGCGAGCTGAGTTGCGTGAATTACGTTTCAAGGTTGCGAATGGTCAGCTCAAAGACGTGCGTGATGTACGAACAGTCCGTAAGACTATTGCCCGTGTGCTGACTATGTTGCACACTATGAAGTCAAAAGCAACGTCAAACTCCTAA
- the rplC gene encoding 50S ribosomal protein L3: MKFILGKKLGMSQRFRPDGTRVSVTHVQATPMVVTQVKTAEKDGYTAVQLGMTGKRNLSKPVQQHLKDLPQVAELHEFRMDDTAKFERGQTYTVQTFTPGDAVKVTGISKGKGFAGVVKRHGFGGSPKTHGHKDQLRMPGSIGATDAQRVMKGKRMAGRMGAEQVTIRNLEIVDIDAEHNELLISGAVPGARHGLLIITAEGDMPEPVQEQKQEAPAEEVNKVEEVAKPENPETEVKAEASDEKTETPAAEVTPEKAEEKTEENTEAKKEA; the protein is encoded by the coding sequence ATGAAATTCATTCTCGGTAAAAAACTTGGCATGTCTCAGCGCTTTCGACCTGACGGTACGAGAGTGTCAGTCACCCACGTGCAAGCCACTCCAATGGTTGTCACGCAGGTAAAGACAGCGGAAAAAGACGGCTATACTGCCGTCCAGCTTGGTATGACTGGCAAGCGTAATCTATCCAAGCCAGTTCAGCAGCACCTGAAGGATTTACCACAAGTTGCCGAGCTGCATGAATTTCGCATGGACGACACTGCTAAATTCGAACGCGGTCAAACCTATACTGTACAGACTTTCACGCCAGGCGATGCCGTAAAGGTAACTGGAATTTCCAAAGGTAAAGGTTTCGCCGGTGTGGTAAAGCGTCATGGATTCGGCGGTAGTCCTAAAACACACGGTCATAAAGATCAACTTCGCATGCCTGGTTCCATTGGTGCAACAGACGCACAACGCGTTATGAAAGGTAAGCGCATGGCTGGTCGCATGGGCGCCGAACAAGTAACTATTCGCAATCTTGAAATCGTTGACATTGATGCCGAACATAATGAGCTCCTTATTTCCGGAGCAGTGCCTGGCGCGCGTCATGGATTGTTAATCATCACTGCTGAAGGAGATATGCCTGAGCCAGTCCAAGAGCAAAAGCAGGAAGCTCCAGCAGAAGAGGTAAACAAGGTTGAGGAAGTTGCCAAGCCAGAAAATCCTGAAACTGAAGTAAAGGCAGAAGCGAGTGACGAAAAAACCGAAACCCCAGCAGCTGAAGTAACTCCAGAAAAGGCTGAAGAGAAAACTGAGGAAAATACCGAAGCGAAAAAGGAAGCCTAG
- the rplP gene encoding 50S ribosomal protein L16, whose translation MLTPRKVKHRKWHRGRVRGKAQRKIALSFGQYGIKAQSSAWMTARQIEAARRAITRFMQKGGKVWIRIFPDKPVTIKGNEIRMGGGKGSVDHYVAVVKPGTVLFEISGVDRDTAKEALRLASYKLPVQTRFIEKVHVA comes from the coding sequence ATGTTAACTCCACGTAAAGTAAAGCATCGTAAATGGCATCGCGGCCGAGTCCGCGGTAAAGCGCAGCGCAAAATCGCGTTGAGCTTCGGCCAATACGGCATCAAGGCGCAGAGCTCGGCTTGGATGACAGCTCGTCAAATTGAAGCAGCCCGCCGTGCCATCACTCGTTTTATGCAAAAAGGTGGTAAAGTCTGGATTCGCATTTTCCCTGATAAGCCAGTGACGATTAAAGGTAATGAAATCCGCATGGGTGGAGGTAAAGGTTCAGTTGATCACTATGTTGCCGTAGTGAAGCCAGGTACAGTACTCTTTGAGATCAGCGGTGTTGATCGCGATACGGCAAAAGAAGCACTTCGGCTCGCTTCCTACAAGCTGCCGGTGCAAACACGATTTATTGAAAAAGTACACGTCGCATGA
- the rplD gene encoding 50S ribosomal protein L4 has product MEKVQTTIHGKDGAAAGNLDLDPSVFGIEWNDGLIYQVVRVQQLNRRQPVAHTKTRAEVSGGGKKPWRQKGTGRARHGSIRSPIWVGGGVAFGPRNTRVYALKVNTKARRKAIRMALSAKLQHDQMYVIDDLQLDPMKTKTLADLLKTHKLKKVTLVPPQHMPELRRIAKNMPNVNVIRADSLNTVDILNSSVLLMPKQSVEVIEKTFRPKE; this is encoded by the coding sequence ATGGAAAAAGTACAGACAACAATTCATGGTAAAGACGGCGCAGCTGCCGGAAATCTCGACCTCGACCCTTCAGTTTTCGGGATTGAGTGGAACGACGGATTAATCTATCAGGTCGTTCGCGTGCAGCAGCTTAATCGTCGACAGCCAGTGGCTCATACCAAAACTCGCGCAGAGGTGAGTGGTGGTGGTAAGAAGCCATGGCGTCAAAAAGGTACCGGTCGAGCCCGTCATGGTTCGATTCGCTCGCCAATTTGGGTCGGTGGTGGTGTAGCCTTTGGTCCGCGCAATACTCGCGTGTATGCCTTAAAGGTGAACACCAAGGCCCGTCGTAAAGCGATTCGTATGGCCTTGAGCGCCAAGTTACAGCACGATCAGATGTATGTGATTGATGATTTGCAGCTTGATCCAATGAAGACAAAGACCTTAGCTGACCTACTGAAGACGCATAAGTTAAAGAAGGTAACTCTGGTTCCTCCACAGCATATGCCTGAGCTGCGACGTATCGCAAAGAATATGCCTAATGTAAATGTTATCCGAGCTGACAGCTTAAATACCGTTGACATTCTGAACTCCAGCGTGTTATTGATGCCGAAGCAATCAGTCGAGGTAATTGAAAAAACTTTTCGTCCAAAAGAGTAA
- the fusA gene encoding elongation factor G, whose protein sequence is MPREYSLNNTRNIGIIAHIDAGKTTVSERILYYTGKKHKIGEVHEGEAEMDWMEQERERGITITAAATTCFWKDHRINIIDTPGHIDFTVEVQRSLRVLDGGVVVFDGVAGVEPQSETVWNQAEKFGVPRICFVNKMDRMGADFYKDLDSIHERLTKSAHPVQLPIGAAETFQGIIDLFTRTARVYTDDMGKEWTDQEVPEDMKEQVEQYRSQLIEAIVEHDEVLMNAYLEGNEPSIEDLQKTLRKACIANQLVPVLCGSALKNKGVQFLMDAVNTYLPSPLDVPPVTGTDPKTEQEVQRETADTAPFSALAFKIAADPFVGKLAFFRVYSGMIKSGSYIYNSTTGNKERIGRIVRLHANHREEVDEVYAGDIAAAVGLKETKTGDTLCDEEHPIVLESITFPAPVISVAIEPKTKADQEKMGVALGRLAEEDPTFQVKSDTETGQTIIAGMGELHLDIIVDRMKREFKVEANVGKPQVAYRETVTAMAEGEGKYIRQSGGRGQYGHCKLRVEPLERGTGVEFVDAVKGGNIPREYIPAIEKGIREAADNGVLAGYPYVDFRATVLDGSYHEVDSSEAAFKIAGSMGLKDATKKAKPVILEPVMKIEVVTPEEFMGDVIGDLNSKRATIKEMRDRANTKVIDADVPLAEMFGYATALRSMSQGRASYSMEFSHYEIVPQHVADTIIGEKAKAKAE, encoded by the coding sequence TTGCCACGAGAATATAGCCTAAATAACACCCGAAATATTGGAATTATTGCGCACATTGACGCTGGTAAGACCACCGTGAGTGAGCGTATTTTGTATTACACCGGTAAGAAGCATAAAATCGGCGAGGTGCACGAGGGTGAAGCAGAAATGGACTGGATGGAGCAGGAGCGGGAACGTGGTATTACTATTACCGCTGCGGCTACCACCTGTTTCTGGAAAGACCATCGCATCAACATTATCGATACCCCAGGTCACATTGACTTCACCGTAGAAGTACAGCGCTCTTTGCGCGTGCTTGATGGCGGTGTGGTGGTTTTTGATGGCGTGGCCGGTGTGGAACCTCAGTCTGAAACTGTATGGAACCAAGCTGAGAAATTTGGCGTGCCTCGCATCTGTTTTGTGAACAAGATGGACCGCATGGGCGCAGATTTTTACAAAGACCTTGATTCAATTCATGAACGTCTTACCAAGAGCGCTCACCCGGTGCAGCTCCCAATTGGTGCTGCAGAAACCTTCCAAGGCATTATCGACCTCTTTACCCGGACTGCTCGTGTATACACCGACGATATGGGTAAGGAATGGACAGATCAAGAAGTTCCGGAAGACATGAAAGAGCAGGTTGAGCAATATCGCAGCCAACTCATTGAAGCAATTGTCGAGCACGATGAAGTATTGATGAATGCATACTTAGAAGGTAACGAACCTTCCATCGAAGATTTGCAAAAGACTCTCCGCAAAGCCTGCATTGCTAACCAATTAGTGCCGGTGCTTTGTGGCTCTGCTTTGAAGAACAAAGGCGTTCAGTTCTTAATGGATGCCGTAAACACGTACCTCCCATCACCATTGGATGTGCCACCAGTGACCGGTACTGACCCGAAGACTGAACAGGAAGTGCAGCGAGAAACAGCTGATACTGCACCATTCTCAGCCTTAGCTTTCAAAATTGCTGCTGACCCATTTGTTGGTAAGCTTGCTTTCTTCCGTGTGTACTCTGGAATGATTAAGTCTGGCTCCTACATATACAATTCTACTACAGGAAATAAAGAGCGCATCGGTCGTATTGTTCGCTTGCACGCAAATCACCGAGAAGAAGTAGATGAGGTCTACGCCGGTGACATTGCCGCGGCCGTGGGATTAAAAGAAACAAAGACTGGTGACACGCTTTGCGATGAAGAGCACCCAATCGTGCTTGAATCCATTACCTTCCCAGCACCAGTTATCTCAGTGGCTATTGAGCCAAAAACCAAGGCTGACCAAGAAAAAATGGGTGTGGCGCTCGGTCGTTTGGCTGAAGAGGACCCAACTTTCCAGGTGAAATCTGACACTGAAACCGGTCAAACCATTATTGCTGGTATGGGTGAACTTCACCTTGACATTATTGTCGATCGCATGAAGCGCGAGTTTAAAGTAGAAGCAAATGTTGGTAAGCCGCAGGTTGCCTACCGCGAAACCGTTACTGCCATGGCCGAGGGTGAAGGTAAATACATCCGTCAGTCAGGTGGACGCGGACAATATGGTCACTGTAAATTACGCGTCGAGCCTTTGGAACGCGGTACCGGCGTTGAGTTTGTTGACGCAGTAAAGGGCGGTAATATTCCTCGAGAGTACATCCCAGCTATTGAAAAAGGTATTCGCGAAGCGGCTGATAACGGTGTGTTGGCTGGTTATCCCTATGTTGACTTCCGAGCTACTGTACTTGATGGTAGTTATCACGAAGTCGACTCTTCAGAAGCGGCTTTCAAAATCGCTGGTTCTATGGGTTTGAAAGATGCCACTAAAAAGGCAAAGCCGGTTATTCTTGAGCCTGTTATGAAGATCGAAGTAGTAACTCCAGAAGAATTCATGGGCGATGTGATTGGTGACCTGAACTCCAAGCGGGCAACTATTAAAGAAATGCGTGATCGAGCAAACACCAAAGTGATTGATGCTGATGTACCTTTGGCGGAAATGTTTGGCTATGCAACCGCACTTCGCTCCATGTCACAGGGCCGCGCTTCTTACTCTATGGAATTCTCACACTATGAGATTGTGCCACAGCATGTTGCTGATACCATCATCGGTGAAAAGGCCAAAGCAAAAGCTGAATAG
- a CDS encoding nucleoside triphosphate pyrophosphohydrolase produces the protein MKKRGQTYNKLVRDLIPEIIAEDGYHAEIRVLDEVEYLKALREKLFEEAKELAEAPDVTAITNELIDLYEVLAAFEKAYGLRHSEVIELQEKKRAERGGFKKRLFLVRTELDEDEE, from the coding sequence ATGAAGAAACGGGGGCAGACCTATAACAAGCTAGTCCGCGATCTCATCCCCGAGATTATCGCCGAAGACGGTTATCACGCTGAGATCAGGGTGCTCGATGAAGTAGAGTATCTCAAAGCCCTTCGAGAAAAACTTTTCGAAGAAGCTAAAGAACTTGCCGAGGCTCCTGATGTCACCGCGATAACCAATGAACTCATTGATCTTTATGAAGTGCTCGCCGCCTTTGAAAAGGCCTATGGACTCCGTCACAGCGAAGTGATCGAGCTCCAGGAAAAGAAGCGAGCTGAGCGCGGTGGATTCAAGAAACGCCTCTTCCTAGTTCGCACAGAGCTGGATGAGGATGAAGAATAA